In the Clostridium gelidum genome, TAAGTAGAGTTGAAGAAGAGTTTAAAGAAATATCTTCAAGATTACAAAATACTTTTGGACAAATAGCAAGTAAAAATGAAACATCTATGAATGAAATTAGAGATTTTTCACAAAAAATTCAAAATGAATTAACGCCAAGCAGTATAGTTATAAAAAATATAGTACTTTATGGTAGTGGAGAAGATTCAATATACAGACATGGTGTAAACGTTGCAGCTTTGAGTTCTCTTTTAGGTAAATGGATTGGGCTTGAAGAATCAAAAATAAAATTGCTCGTATATTCAGCAATTCTTCATGACGTTGGAAAAACAAAAATAGATACTGAAGTACTTAAAAAATATACAGCTTTAACTAAAAGTGAATTTAATATAATAAAAACACATACTAGTGCAGGATATAATCTTATTAAGGGAATTACATTTTTAGATAAATCAGTTAGTTATGGAGTGCTAATGCACCATGAAAGAGTAGATGGTTCAGGTTATCCGTTAGGGTTAAAAGGTGAGGCAATACATCCTTTTGCTAAGATAATTGCTATAGCAGATGTATTTGATGCAATCAACTCAGATAGAGGGTATAAGGATAAAAA is a window encoding:
- a CDS encoding HD-GYP domain-containing protein, coding for MGERTKTINFNKIEPGMRIAKNLEQNGRVLLKQDVLITDQIITKLKKMYYIESVDVYDNETVEKQVSIEDKKQAELSRVEEEFKEISSRLQNTFGQIASKNETSMNEIRDFSQKIQNELTPSSIVIKNIVLYGSGEDSIYRHGVNVAALSSLLGKWIGLEESKIKLLVYSAILHDVGKTKIDTEVLKKYTALTKSEFNIIKTHTSAGYNLIKGITFLDKSVSYGVLMHHERVDGSGYPLGLKGEAIHPFAKIIAIADVFDAINSDRGYKDKKLPFEALQIVKTEGLGKLDYEYVKIFIEHVVGYYTGEEVLLNTDEKCKIIQMNVNNLEKPLVMRDGEFIDLAKEKHLYIKEMLL